GTTAAGGGTGGTAACATCCTTTACCGTCAACGCGGAACCCATATTTATCCTGGTGTTAACGTTGGCCGTGGTGGCGACGATACATTATTTGCAAAGGTTGACGGAGTCGTTCGTTTTGAACGCAAAGGTCGCGACAAGCGCCAAGTTTCTGTTTACCCAGCAAAATAATCTTTTGAAAGAGCCTCTGCGTGAGGCTCTTTTTTTAACGCATTAGTGATGAATCATGACTGAGCGACGTTTACCAGACAGAAGTTTGGTATAATGGAGCAGAGGTTATGATGGGAGTGACTAAATGCCAAGTCGAATTGAAAGGTTACAACAGCAATTTGATCAGTTAAAAATTGATGCATTTTTAGTATCAAGTAATGGTAATTTACAATATCTAACCGGAATGGATGATCTAGCGGGGGCAGGCTACTTATTAGTTTTAGCTCACGATACTTATCTGATTACGGATGCGCGTTATCAAACGGCTTTTGCTAAGGAGTATGAGCATGACCATCTGGTAATTACGCGGGATTACTTAGCGGCGGTCTGTGAGTTGATTGCACAGACTAATACCGGCGTCATGGGCTTTGAGGAGACGTTGCCTTATGCTGATTATAGTTACTTAGAT
This region of Lactobacillus sp. CBA3605 genomic DNA includes:
- the rpmA gene encoding 50S ribosomal protein L27, with amino-acid sequence MLMNLQFFSHHKGGGSTANGRDSAGRRLGAKRADGQTVKGGNILYRQRGTHIYPGVNVGRGGDDTLFAKVDGVVRFERKGRDKRQVSVYPAK